The following proteins are co-located in the Bradyrhizobium sp. AZCC 2176 genome:
- the hemE gene encoding uroporphyrinogen decarboxylase, translating to MSQKSAVKPFIEVLSGRRQTVPPAWMMRQAGRYLPEYRELRAKAGSFLDLCFTPEYAAEVTLQPIRRFNFDAAIIFSDILVIPYALGRSVHFEAGEGPRLDPLDTPEQVSSLSRAADFGKLEPVYEALRRVRRELAPDIALIGFCGAPWTVATYMVAGQGTPDQAPARMMAYRHPEAFAEIIDVLVENSIQYLLGQLKAGADALQIFDTWAGVLPPREFERWSIEPAKRIVAGVRAKAPDAKIIGFPRGAAALLPAYVEATNVDAVSIDWAAEPSLIRERVQSRVAVQGNLDPLALIAGGAALDRAVDDVLANYAQGRLIFNLGHGIQPETPIAHVERMLKRVRAYKG from the coding sequence TTGTCCCAGAAATCCGCCGTGAAACCTTTTATCGAAGTGCTGTCCGGCCGCAGGCAGACGGTGCCGCCGGCGTGGATGATGCGCCAGGCCGGCCGCTATCTCCCGGAATATCGCGAGCTGCGTGCCAAGGCCGGGAGCTTTCTCGACCTCTGCTTCACGCCGGAATATGCCGCCGAGGTGACGCTGCAGCCGATCCGCCGTTTCAACTTCGACGCCGCGATCATCTTTTCCGACATTCTCGTCATCCCCTATGCGCTCGGCCGCTCCGTGCACTTCGAGGCCGGTGAAGGCCCACGGCTCGATCCGCTGGACACGCCGGAGCAAGTGTCGAGCCTCTCGCGCGCGGCCGATTTCGGCAAGCTTGAGCCGGTTTATGAAGCGCTGCGCCGCGTGCGCCGCGAGCTTGCTCCCGATATCGCGTTGATCGGATTCTGCGGCGCGCCGTGGACGGTCGCGACCTACATGGTTGCGGGACAAGGCACGCCGGACCAGGCGCCGGCGCGAATGATGGCCTATCGACATCCCGAGGCGTTCGCTGAAATCATCGACGTGCTGGTGGAGAACTCGATCCAGTATTTGCTCGGCCAGCTCAAGGCCGGCGCGGACGCATTGCAGATCTTCGATACCTGGGCCGGCGTGCTGCCGCCACGCGAATTCGAGCGCTGGTCGATCGAGCCTGCGAAACGCATCGTCGCCGGCGTGCGCGCGAAAGCGCCTGACGCGAAGATCATCGGCTTTCCGCGCGGCGCGGCCGCACTGCTGCCGGCCTATGTGGAAGCGACAAATGTCGATGCCGTCAGCATCGACTGGGCGGCCGAGCCGTCATTGATCCGCGAGCGTGTGCAAAGCCGCGTCGCGGTGCAGGGTAACCTCGACCCGCTGGCGCTGATCGCGGGTGGCGCCGCACTCGACCGCGCCGTCGACGACGTGCTGGCGAACTATGCGCAAGGGCGGCTGATCTTCAACCTCGGCCACGGCATCCAGCCGGAAACGCCGATCGCCCATGTCGAACGGATGCTGAAGCGGGTGCGGGCGTATAAGGGCTAG
- a CDS encoding FKBP-type peptidyl-prolyl cis-trans isomerase — protein sequence MRFSRRTIIRTAFAAVAAAVATPVAIRMASAQTAGKPMTTASGLQIIDSKVGTGASPKPGQTCVMHYTGWLYENGQKGKKFDSSVDRNEPFEFPIGQRRVIAGWDEGVGSMKVGGKRTLIIPPELGYGARGAGGVIPPNATLMFDVELLAVK from the coding sequence ATGCGCTTCTCCCGACGCACGATCATCCGGACCGCATTCGCCGCCGTGGCGGCCGCGGTTGCCACGCCCGTTGCCATCAGGATGGCTTCGGCCCAGACCGCAGGAAAACCCATGACCACAGCTTCAGGCTTGCAGATCATCGACAGCAAGGTCGGCACCGGCGCCTCGCCGAAGCCCGGCCAGACTTGCGTCATGCATTATACCGGATGGCTCTACGAGAATGGCCAGAAGGGCAAGAAATTCGATTCCTCCGTGGACCGCAACGAGCCGTTTGAGTTTCCGATCGGCCAGCGCCGGGTGATCGCGGGCTGGGACGAGGGTGTTGGCTCCATGAAGGTCGGCGGCAAGCGCACGCTGATCATTCCGCCTGAACTCGGCTACGGCGCGCGCGGCGCCGGCGGCGTCATCCCGCCGAATGCGACGTTGATGTTCGACGTCGAATTGCTGGCGGTGAAGTGA
- the ggt gene encoding gamma-glutamyltransferase, producing the protein MRNFHFAGRSTVHAQNAMVATSHPEAALTAIDVMRAGGTAADAAVAACALLGVIEPQSTGIGGDCFALIQPKGEGKIVAYNGSGRAPMAATAEWYLERKIHSVPLTSAHAVSIPGAIDAWATILRDHGKMGLDTLLQPAIKAAEEGYVVAPRIAFDWKNQFEKLKNGTNTERYLLPHGKPAVAGDVIHQPELGKTLRAIAKHGRDAFYTGEIAADMVETLRGIGGLHTLEDFAAHSTETTSPIGTMYKGHDVWQCPPNGPGITMLVMLNILSRFDLTKFPALSIERFHLEAEAARIAYMMREQYIGDPQQVHVDVAGILAKEFAEEHIKNIRMDRLLDLPNVAPPMNPSTVYITVVDKDRNVCSFINSIAHSFGSAIVSNKTGILLQNRAGGFRIQPGHPNCIAPGKRPLHTIIPSLATKNGRAVMPFGVMGGQYQPVGQTRVLTNILDYGCDVQEAIDMPRGLHYEGIYQLEDSVPAAIVEGLKKIGHKTTSVVGPLGGGQAIWIDWDKGTLTGGSDPRKDGCALGY; encoded by the coding sequence ATGAGGAATTTCCATTTCGCCGGCCGCTCGACGGTCCATGCCCAGAACGCGATGGTGGCTACCTCGCATCCGGAGGCCGCGCTGACCGCGATTGACGTGATGCGGGCGGGCGGCACGGCGGCGGACGCCGCAGTCGCGGCCTGCGCGCTGCTCGGCGTTATCGAGCCGCAATCGACCGGCATCGGCGGCGATTGCTTTGCGCTGATCCAGCCCAAAGGTGAAGGCAAGATCGTCGCCTATAACGGCTCCGGCCGCGCGCCGATGGCCGCCACGGCCGAATGGTACCTTGAGCGCAAGATCCATTCGGTGCCGCTGACCTCGGCCCACGCGGTGAGCATTCCCGGCGCGATCGATGCGTGGGCCACGATCCTGCGCGACCACGGCAAGATGGGGCTCGACACCCTGCTGCAGCCCGCGATCAAAGCGGCCGAAGAAGGCTATGTCGTCGCTCCTCGCATCGCCTTCGACTGGAAGAACCAGTTCGAGAAGTTGAAGAACGGCACCAACACCGAGCGCTATCTGTTGCCGCACGGCAAGCCGGCGGTAGCCGGCGACGTGATCCACCAGCCGGAATTGGGCAAGACGCTACGCGCCATCGCCAAGCACGGCCGCGACGCGTTCTATACGGGCGAGATCGCCGCCGACATGGTCGAAACCCTGCGCGGCATCGGCGGCCTGCACACGCTGGAAGACTTTGCCGCGCATTCGACCGAGACGACGTCGCCGATCGGCACGATGTACAAGGGCCACGATGTCTGGCAGTGCCCGCCGAACGGCCCTGGCATCACCATGCTGGTGATGCTGAACATCCTCTCCCGATTCGACTTGACGAAATTCCCCGCGCTCAGCATCGAGCGCTTCCATCTCGAGGCCGAAGCCGCCCGCATCGCCTACATGATGCGCGAGCAGTATATCGGCGATCCGCAGCAGGTACATGTCGACGTCGCCGGCATCCTCGCCAAGGAATTCGCCGAGGAGCACATCAAGAACATCAGGATGGACCGGCTGCTCGATTTGCCCAATGTGGCGCCGCCGATGAATCCGTCCACGGTCTACATCACCGTGGTCGACAAGGATCGCAACGTCTGCTCGTTCATCAATTCGATTGCGCATTCGTTCGGCTCGGCGATCGTGTCCAACAAGACCGGCATCCTGCTGCAGAATCGTGCCGGCGGCTTCCGGATCCAGCCCGGCCATCCCAACTGCATCGCGCCGGGCAAGCGGCCGCTGCACACCATCATTCCGTCACTCGCCACCAAAAACGGCCGCGCAGTGATGCCGTTCGGCGTCATGGGCGGCCAGTATCAGCCAGTGGGGCAGACCCGTGTGCTGACCAACATCCTCGACTACGGCTGCGACGTGCAGGAAGCCATCGATATGCCGCGCGGCCTGCATTACGAGGGCATCTATCAGCTCGAGGACAGCGTGCCGGCTGCCATCGTCGAGGGCCTGAAGAAGATCGGCCACAAGACTACCAGCGTGGTCGGTCCGCTCGGCGGCGGCCAGGCGATCTGGATCGACTGGGACAAGGGCACGCTGACCGGCGGCTCCGATCCCCGCAAGGACGGTTGCGCGCTGGGGTACTGA
- a CDS encoding SlyX family protein, with amino-acid sequence MSDVNALSERVEALEIRLTYQDVTIETLNQTITAQWVEIDRLTRRVAELKERLQEAESNAPGPVNEPPPHY; translated from the coding sequence ATGAGTGATGTCAACGCGCTGAGCGAACGGGTCGAGGCGCTGGAGATACGCTTGACCTATCAGGATGTGACCATCGAGACGCTGAACCAGACGATCACGGCGCAGTGGGTTGAGATCGACAGGCTGACGCGCCGGGTCGCTGAACTAAAGGAGCGCCTTCAGGAAGCCGAAAGCAACGCGCCGGGCCCGGTGAACGAGCCGCCGCCGCATTACTGA
- a CDS encoding GMC family oxidoreductase, which yields MKNNNDASEFDYVIVGAGSAGCVLANRLSADGKHSVLLLEAGPKDTNLWIHVPLGYGKLFKEKSVNWMYQTEPEPGLNGRQVFQPRGKVLGGSSSINGLLYVRGQHEDYDRWRQRGNAGWGYDDVLPYFKKAENQQRGPDKYHGTDGPLPVSDWRHHDPLSEAFVVAAAESGIPTNPDFNGATQEGAGFFQTTTRRGRRASTAFSYLRPAKSRSNLHIETSALAQRILFEGRRAKAVEYKQEGRLRTARARKEILVSSGAYNSPQLLQLSGVGPADLLKQHGIEIVLDAPGVGNDLQDHMQVRLITRCAQKVTLNDVVNHPIRKMMAGLQYAALRKGPLTIAAGTSGAFFKTSPRLASPDIQIHFLPFSTDKMGEKLHALSAFTASVCQLRPESRGSLRIRSADPSVPPEIRINYLATETDRRAFIDGIRMLRRILAAPALKAYAVAEVDPGPKVQSDDELLEFCRRTGSTVYHPTSTCRMGSDALAVVDQRLRVRGIEGLRVVDASIMPDLMSGNTNAPTIMIAEKASDMILEDAR from the coding sequence ATGAAAAACAATAATGATGCGTCCGAATTCGACTACGTCATCGTCGGCGCCGGCTCTGCCGGGTGCGTGCTCGCCAATCGCCTGAGCGCCGACGGCAAGCATTCCGTGTTGCTCCTGGAGGCCGGGCCGAAGGATACCAATCTCTGGATCCATGTGCCACTCGGCTATGGAAAACTGTTCAAGGAAAAATCCGTCAACTGGATGTACCAGACCGAGCCGGAGCCGGGCCTGAATGGCCGTCAGGTATTCCAGCCGCGCGGCAAGGTGCTCGGCGGCTCCAGTTCGATCAACGGCCTGCTCTATGTGCGGGGCCAGCACGAGGATTACGATCGCTGGCGCCAGCGCGGCAATGCCGGCTGGGGCTATGACGACGTGCTGCCCTATTTCAAGAAGGCCGAGAACCAGCAGCGCGGTCCCGACAAATACCACGGCACGGACGGGCCGTTGCCGGTATCTGACTGGCGTCACCACGATCCGCTATCGGAGGCCTTCGTCGTCGCCGCCGCCGAGTCCGGCATTCCGACCAATCCCGATTTCAACGGCGCGACCCAGGAAGGCGCCGGATTTTTCCAGACCACGACAAGACGCGGTCGCCGCGCCAGCACGGCGTTTTCGTATCTGCGCCCGGCGAAGAGCCGCAGCAATTTGCACATCGAAACGTCTGCGCTGGCGCAGCGCATCCTGTTCGAAGGCCGCCGCGCCAAGGCGGTCGAATACAAGCAGGAAGGCCGCCTGCGAACCGCGCGAGCGCGCAAGGAAATCCTGGTTTCCAGCGGCGCGTATAACTCGCCGCAATTGCTGCAGCTCTCGGGCGTGGGACCGGCGGATCTATTGAAGCAGCACGGGATCGAGATCGTGCTCGATGCGCCGGGCGTCGGCAATGATCTGCAGGATCACATGCAGGTCCGCCTGATCACGCGCTGCGCGCAGAAAGTCACGCTGAACGATGTCGTCAATCATCCGATACGCAAGATGATGGCGGGCCTTCAATACGCCGCCTTGCGCAAGGGACCGCTGACGATCGCCGCAGGCACCTCGGGCGCATTCTTCAAGACCAGCCCGCGGCTGGCCTCGCCCGATATTCAGATTCATTTCCTGCCGTTCTCGACCGACAAGATGGGCGAGAAGCTTCACGCGCTTTCCGCGTTTACCGCGTCGGTCTGCCAGCTGCGCCCCGAAAGCCGCGGCTCGCTGCGCATCAGGAGCGCCGATCCCTCTGTGCCGCCGGAAATCCGCATCAACTATCTCGCGACCGAAACCGATCGCCGCGCCTTCATCGATGGCATCCGCATGCTGCGCCGGATTCTCGCAGCACCCGCGCTGAAGGCCTATGCGGTCGCAGAAGTCGATCCCGGTCCGAAAGTGCAGAGCGACGACGAATTGCTGGAGTTCTGCCGCCGCACCGGCAGCACGGTCTATCACCCGACCTCGACCTGTCGCATGGGGAGTGATGCGCTCGCTGTCGTCGACCAGCGGTTACGCGTCCGCGGCATCGAAGGCCTGCGCGTGGTCGATGCGTCCATCATGCCGGACCTGATGTCCGGCAATACCAACGCGCCGACCATCATGATCGCGGAGAAGGCATCCGACATGATTCTGGAAGACGCGCGGTAG
- the trhO gene encoding oxygen-dependent tRNA uridine(34) hydroxylase TrhO → MPLKVAAFYQFAALPDFRELREPLRALAAGFGLKGSVLLAHEGINGTVAGGDEGIDAFVRELQHGALFGGRLDNLELKFSGASEMPFQRLKVRLKKEIVTLGDIAVDPTRQVGTYVEPSDWNELIAAPDTLVIDTRNAFEVAMGTFEGAVDPGLKSFGQFKEFATQQLDPARHKRIAMFCTGGIRCEKASAYLLAQGFTKVYHLKGGILRYLEGVPEQESRWRGECFVFDERVALGHGLREHKMNDGSHE, encoded by the coding sequence ATGCCGCTCAAGGTCGCCGCGTTCTACCAATTCGCCGCGCTGCCGGACTTCCGGGAGCTGCGCGAGCCGTTGCGCGCGCTTGCCGCAGGCTTCGGTCTGAAGGGCAGCGTGCTGCTGGCGCATGAGGGCATCAACGGCACGGTTGCGGGCGGCGACGAGGGTATCGACGCGTTTGTCCGCGAGTTGCAGCATGGCGCCCTTTTCGGCGGCCGGCTCGATAACCTCGAACTCAAGTTTTCAGGCGCTTCCGAGATGCCGTTCCAGCGGTTGAAGGTCCGCCTGAAGAAGGAAATCGTCACGCTCGGAGATATAGCCGTCGATCCGACGCGACAGGTCGGCACCTATGTCGAGCCGTCGGACTGGAACGAACTGATCGCCGCGCCCGACACGCTTGTCATCGACACCCGCAACGCCTTCGAGGTGGCGATGGGCACCTTTGAGGGCGCGGTCGATCCCGGCCTCAAGAGCTTTGGGCAGTTCAAGGAATTCGCCACGCAGCAACTCGACCCGGCCAGGCACAAGCGGATCGCGATGTTCTGCACCGGCGGCATCCGGTGCGAGAAGGCCAGCGCCTATCTGCTGGCGCAAGGCTTCACCAAGGTCTACCACCTCAAGGGCGGCATCCTCCGCTATCTGGAAGGCGTGCCGGAACAAGAAAGCCGCTGGCGCGGCGAGTGTTTCGTATTCGACGAACGCGTGGCGCTGGGCCATGGCCTGCGGGAGCATAAGATGAACGATGGCTCCCATGAGTGA